A single genomic interval of Spinacia oleracea cultivar Varoflay chromosome 6, BTI_SOV_V1, whole genome shotgun sequence harbors:
- the LOC110801586 gene encoding subtilisin-like protease SBT1.5 has product MSTMSQVYTIIFLTLFLSLFCTTIGENNLHNNQQETQAYIVSVRNDLKPLYYSNVEDWYHSILSRTNSNPNDALLHVYKTVFHGFSARLSSDQANSLRSQVEVVQIFPDVIYQLYTTRTPHFLDLNTYNRPQGLLNDSNLGSNVVVGVLDTGIWPESPSFNDEGMDPVPPHFKGVCEGGEKFPPSLCNRKIVGVRYFTSIRLKTEQNSARDEVGHGTHTASTIAGRTLTKNVSFFGYAKGEARGIAPKARLAIYKVCWGSFCTSSDVLAGIDKAVEDGVDVISLSLGGLPSRYNNDPIALGSFGAFQKGVFVSAAAGNSGPTSGSLSNVAPWMTVVGASTIDRTFPADVILDNGEVLSGSNVEEGVVVKLAGGKGVIIAMNDPTIDANDTVIGEKPAPVVAIFSSRGPNRLSKYVLKPDVIAPGVEILAGWPNNIPPTGLEVDPRRSDFNIMSGTSMACPHVSGLAGLLKNAHADWTPTMIRSAIMTTAYRGYHHEMKRTTQNGHQVSYWVSGAGHVNPEKANDPGLVYDLTEEDYIQFLCASNYNVTEIQIMVKRPVSCDDKMKVNQWDLNYPALVMPAGKMAVRTLTNVEFTASTYIAKVEHPKGVSVSVSPLKLSFKVINETRKFSVKVSAMNGFMQNEDAMGSITWTDGNHHVTIPLIVVV; this is encoded by the exons ATGTCTACCATGTCTCAAGTTTACACGATCATTTTTCTTACACTATTTCTCTCTTTGTTTTGCACCACAATAGGAGAAAACAATCTTCATAATAACCAACAAGAAACACAAGCTTACATTGTTAGCGTTCGAAACGACCTCAAACCCTTATATTATTCCAATGTTGAGGATTGGTACCACTCCATTCTTAGCCGTACCAATTCCAACCCAAATGATGCCTTGCTTCATGTTTATAAAACCGTCTTCCACGGCTTCTCGGCCCGGCTTAGTTCCGACCAAGCCAACTCGTTAAGATCTCAAGTCGAAGTCGTTCAAATCTTTCCAGATGTAATCTACCAACTCTACACTACAAGAACACCCCACTTCCTTGACCTCAATACCTACAATCGCCCACAAGGCTTGCTAAACGACTCTAACTTGGGTTCTAATGTCGTGGTTGGAGTCCTTGACACGGGTATCTGGCCCGAGAGCCCTAGCTTCAACGACGAAGGGATGGACCCGGTACCACCTCATTTTAAGGGAGTATGTGAGGGAGGGGAGAAATTCCCACCCTCCCTTTGTAATAGGAAGATAGTGGGCGTAAGATACTTCACAAGCATAAGGTTAAAAACTGAGCAAAATTCAGCTAGGGACGAGGTTGGGCATGGGACTCACACTGCCTCCACAATCGCGGGTCGAACTCTAACAAAAAATGTGTCCTTCTTTGGTTATGCTAAAGGAGAAGCAAGAGGTATTGCTCCCAAGGCAAGGCTGGCTATCTATAAGGTGTGTTGGGGGTCCTTTTGCACGAGCTCAGATGTATTAGCTGGCATCGACAAAGCTGTAGAGGACGGCGTGGATGTCATCTCCCTCTCCTTGGGCGGCCTCCCAAGCCGCTACAACAACGACCCGATTGCCTTAGGCTCatttggagcattccaaaagggtGTTTTTGTCTCAGCCGCCGCTGGTAATTCTGGGCCTACTTCTGGAAGCTTATCGAATGTCGCCCCATGGATGACTGTGGTCGGAGCCAGCACTATCGATAGAACATTCCCAGCAGACGTTATCCTCGACAATGGTGAAGTTTTATCTG GTAGCAATGTTGAGGAAGGAGTGGTGGTTAAATTGGCGGGTGGAAAGGGTGTCATTATAGCCATGAATGATCCTACAATAGATGCCAATGATACTGTA ATTGGTGAAAAACCAGCCCCGGTGGTTGCCATATTCTCATCTCGAGGCCCAAACAGATTGTCTAAATATGTTCTAAAGCCAGACGTGATTGCACCAGGAGTCGAAATACTAGCTGGTTGGCCTAATAACATACCACCTACTGGTTTGGAAGTAGATCCTAGGAGGTCCGACTTTAATATAATGTCAGGTACTTCCATGGCATGCCCTCATGTCTCGGGATTAGCCGGCTTGCTTAAGAATGCTCACGCGGATTGGACCCCGACCATGATCCGATCAGCCATAATGACAACTGCCTACAGAGGATACCATCATGAGATGAAAAGGACCACACAAAACGGACATCAGGTATCATATTGGGTGAGTGGTGCAGGACATGTTAATCCAGAAAAGGCAAATGATCCCGGATTAGTATATGATCTAACTGAAGAGGATTACATTCAATTTCTATGTGCTTCGAACTATAATGTGACTGAAATACAGATCATGGTGAAGAGACCAGTCAGTTGTGACGATAAGATGAAGGTTAACCAATGGGACTTAAACTACCCTGCCTTGGTTATGCCAGCAGGTAAAATGGCTGTTAGGACTCTGACCAATGTGGAGTTTACTGCATCAACATACATAGCAAAAGTTGAACATCCTAAAGGCGTAAGTGTGAGTGTTAGTCCCCTGAAATTAAGCTTTAAGGTGATAAACGAGACACGGAAATTCTCGGTTAAAGTTTCAGCAATGAATGGCTTTATGCAGAATGAAGATGCCATGGGTTCAATTACTTGGACTGATGGCAATCATCATGTTACCATACCTTTGATTGTTGTAGTATAA
- the LOC110801587 gene encoding uncharacterized protein, whose amino-acid sequence MNSDSNSSSSSSSGLFDYMVNNFVEWHESITERRKKDELIEEAINTYVVPLVTSTYQVPFTPEPTYQRWYVPRDREDVDIRLYNDYFSPRPLYTDDMFRRRFHMRKNVFTRIVNQLSKSNVYFQQRPDATRRLGVSPLKKCTAAIRMLAYGTSADAVDEYLKLASSTERECLSHFVEGVVSEFGPEYLRRANTTDTERLLRESHIRGFPGMMESIDCMHWECKNCPRAWKGMYQGRSKTTTIILEVVASQDLWIWYAFFGTPGSCNDINVLQRLPMFSDICEGRAPEVSFNVNGNKYNMGYYLTDGIYPKWATFIPAIKHPRTGKHKLFTKKQESYRKDIERAFGVLQARFPIIRQPSLAWSTEILWKIVMACIIMHNMIVEDERDGYLHYDASEIINDQPQNVVGSSNGNNNQPFTVRSGRLDRLNLSGYMANINNVRDRKTHITLKNDLVEHIWGRFGNE is encoded by the coding sequence ATGAACTCTGATTCAAATTCTTCTAGTTCATCTAGTTCAGGGTTATTTGACTACATGGTGAACAACTTTGTAGAGTGGCATGAATCAATTACTGAAAGGAGAAAAAAAGATGAATTGATCGAGGAAGCAATCAATACATATGTTGTTCCCCTTGTAACCTCTACTTACCAGGTCCCCTTCACTCCGGAACCTACGTACCAAAGGTGGTATGTACCAAGAGATCGAGAAGATGTTGATATACGATTATATAACGACTACTTTAGTCCCCGACCATTGTACACAGACGATATGTTTCGCCGACGGTTTCACATGCGTAAAAATGTGTTCACACGCATTGTTAACCAGCTAAGCAAAAGTAATGTTTACTTTCAACAAAGGCCAGATGCCACCAGAAGACTAGGTGTATCCCCCCTCAAAAAATGCACTGCAGCAATTCGAATGTTAGCATACGGTACATCAGCCGATGCAGTTGACGAATATCTTAAACTCGCGTCAAGTACTGAAAGGGAATGTCTCTCTCACTTTGTTGAAGGGGTCGTCTCTGAATTTGGACCAGAGTACCTGAGGAGGGCGAATACTACGGATACTGAGCGACTCCTCCGGGAAAGTCATATTCGTGGATTTCCTGGCATGATGGAAAGCATTGATTGCATGCACTGGGAGTGCAAAAATTGTCCACGTGCATGGAAAGGAATGTATCAAGGGAGAAGTAAAACGACGACTATAATCTTAGAGGTTGTTGCTTCACAAGACTTGTGGATATGGTATGCTTTCTTTGGTACACCAGGTTCTTGTAATGATATAAATGTCCTCCAACGGTTGCCGATGTTCTCTGATATTTGTGAGGGTAGAGCTCCAGAGGTTAGCTTCAATGTCAACGGAAATAAATACAATATGGGATATTATCTTACCGACGGTATCTATCCAAAATGGGCAACATTTATCCCAGCAATCAAACATCCACGAACCGGTAAGCACAAATTATTTACCAAGAAGCAAGAGAGTTACCGAAAGGACATTGAACGTGCCTTTGGAGTGTTACAAGCTCGATTTCCAATAATACGTCAACCAAGTCTAGCTTGGTCGACTGAAATTTTATGGAAAATCGTAATGGCCTGCATTATCATGCACAATATGATTGTTGAAGATGAGCGAGATGGATATTTGCATTACGATGCATCGGAAATTATCAATGATCAACCTCAAAATGTAGTTGGATCATCAAACGGTAACAACAACCAACCATTTACCGTGAGAAGTGGACGATTGGATAGGCTCAATTTAAGTGGTTATATGGCGAACATAAATAATGTTCGTGATAGGAAGACCCATATTACATTAAAAAATGACTTGGTTGAGCATATATGGGGTCGTTTCGGCAACGAATGA
- the LOC110801589 gene encoding subtilisin-like protease SBT1.5: MSQVYMIVFLTLFLSLFYTTIGENNLHNNQEQTQAYIVSIRNDLKPLYFSNVEEWYKSILSRTNSNPNDALLHVYKTVFHGFSARLRSDQANSLRSQVEVIHIFRDVIYQLHTTRTPHFLDLNTYNSPLGLLKDSDLGSNVVVGVLDTGIWPENPSFNDAGMDPVPSNFKGVCDGGENFPPSLCNKKIVGVRYFAGMMSKTENKSLSARDDFGHGTHTASTIAGRTLNQNVSFFGYAKGEATGMAPKARLAIYKVCWSFGCSSSDVLAGIDKAVEDGVDVISLSLGGPLERFTDDTIALGAFGAFQKGVFVSASAGNSGPIPGTLSNVAPWITAVGASTIDRTFRADVILDNEEVLSGSSLYTGGPLPKNKTFPLVHFTSNYSMEYCYPGSLGGVDVKGKIVICSSPALSSRVGRGVEVQLAGGVGVIVALNDPTVDVNDTVKSDPYLIPGVTIPFFETRRLLHYIKNKQVKQATIVFRGTRYGEKPAPMVASFSSRGPNTLSKYVLKPDVIAPGVDILAGWPKNLSPSGLDIDHRRSDYNIMSGTSMSCPHVSGLAALLKSAHMDWTPTMIRSALMTTAYTGYHHEMNKTKTTRQNGHQLSYWVSGAGHVNPEKANDPGLVFDLSEDDYVQFLCASNYNSTEIQIIVKKPVKCDDETKVKEWDLNYPALIVPTNSKGKEIEIVRTVKNVESGSSTYTAKVAHPKGLSVSVSPLELSFKAINETRKFSVKVSAFKGFKHDEDAMSSITWTDGNNRNVTIPLIVVV; this comes from the coding sequence ATGTCTCAAGTTTATATGATCGTTTTTCTtacactctttctctctttgtttTACACTACAATAGGAGAAAACAATCTTCATAATAACCAAGAACAAACACAAGCTTACATTGTTAGCATTAGAAACGACCTCAAACCATTATATTTTTCCAACGTTGAGGAGTGGTACAAATCCATTCTTAGCCGTACCAATTCCAACCCAAATGATGCCTTGCTTCATGTTTATAAAACCGTCTTCCACGGCTTCTCGGCCCGGCTTAGATCCGACCAAGCCAACTCGTTAAGATCTCAAGTTGAGGTGATTCACATATTTCGAGATGTAATCTACCAACTACACACCACAAGAACACCCCACTTCCTTGACCTTAATACCTACAATAGCCCACTAGGTTTGCTAAAAGACTCAGACTTGGGCTCTAACGTTGTAGTTGGAGTCCTCGACACGGGTATCTGGCCCGAGAATCCTAGCTTCAACGACGCAGGGATGGACCCAGTACCATCTAATTTCAAGGGAGTATGTGACGGAGGGGAGAATTTCCCACCCTCACTTTGTAACAAGAAGATAGTAGGCGTAAGATACTTCGCTGGGATGATGTCAAAAACCGAAAATAAATCACTATCAGCTAGGGACGACTTTGGGCATGGGACTCACACTGCCTCCACAATCGCTGGTCGGACTCTAAACCAAAATGTGTCCTTCTTTGGTTATGCTAAAGGAGAAGCCACAGGAATGGCTCCCAAGGCAAGGTTGGCTATTTACAAGGTGTGCTGGTCGTTCGGGTGCTCGAGCTCGGATGTACTAGCTGGCATCGATAAAGCTGTAGAAGACGGTGTGGATGTCATATCCCTCTCCTTAGGCGGCCCCCTAGAACGTTTCACCGATGACACAATTGCCTTGGGCGCatttggagcattccaaaaggggGTGTTTGTCTCAGCATCGGCTGGCAATTCTGGGCCTATTCCTGGAACACTATCGAATGTCGCCCCGTGGATCACTGCGGTCGGAGCCAGTACCATCGACAGAACATTTCGAGCAGATGTTATCCTCGATAACGAAGAGGTTTTATCTGGTAGTTCACTATACACCGGGGGTCCATTACCAAAGAATAAAACGTTCCCTTTAGTACACTTTACATCGAATTACTCTATGGAATATTGCTACCCAGGTTCATTGGGTGGAGTAGACGTCAAGGGTAAAATTGTAATATGCTCATCGCCGGCTTTGTCTAGTAGGGTTGGGAGGGGAGTTGAAGTGCAATTGGCGGGTGGAGTAGGTGTTATCGTCGCCTTGAATGATCCTACAGTAGACGTTAATGATACAGTAAAAAGCGACCCGTATTTGATACCGGGAGTAACCATTCCTTTCTTCGAAACTAGAAGACTTTTACACTACATAAAGAACAAGCAAGTGAAACAGGCCACCATAGTGTTTCGAGGGACTCGTTACGGCGAAAAACCGGCCCCAATGGTTGCCTCATTCTCATCTCGAGGCCCAAACACCTTGTCGAAATATGTTCTAAAGCCGGACGTGATTGCGCCAGGAGTCGACATACTAGCTGGTTGGCCTAAAAACTTGTCACCTTCTGGGTTGGATATCGATCATAGGAGGTCCGACTATAATATTATGTCAGGTACTTCCATGTCATGCCCTCATGTGTCGGGGTTAGCCGCTTTGCTTAAGAGTGCTCACATGGATTGGACCCCGACCATGATCCGATCAGCCTTAATGACCACTGCCTACACTGGATACCATCATGAGATGAACAAGACCAAGACTACACGACAAAACGGACATCAGCTATCGTATTGGGTGAGTGGTGCAGGACATGTTAATCCAGAGAAGGCCAACGATCCCGGGTTAGTGTTTGATCTAAGTGAGGATGACTATGTTCAGTTTTTATGTGCTTCGAACTATAATTCGACTGAAATTCAGATCATAGTGAAGAAACCGGTGAAATGCGACGATGAGACGAAGGTTAAAGAATGGGACTTAAACTACCCTGCCTTGATTGTTCCAACGAATTCAAAAGGTAAAGAGATTGAAATTGTTAGGACTGTAAAAAATGTGGAGTCTGGTTCATCGACATACACAGCAAAAGTTGCACATCCTAAAGGCTTAAGTGTGAGTGTTAGTCCCCTGGAATTAAGCTTTAAGGCAATAAATGAGACACGGAAATTCTCGGTTAAGGTCTCAGCATTCAAAGGTTTTAAGCATGATGAAGATGCAATGAGTTCAATTACTTGGACTGATGGTAATAATCGTAATGTCACCATACCTCTGATTGTGGTAGTCTAA
- the LOC110801561 gene encoding uncharacterized protein isoform X1, producing MFNNLLEVKEKELVEAKLEIQHLISEQKSLMLILQERDLELNTAKKRLEEVNAEVAELKLLLNRKEDQLILATGMLKEKDYFAEAMQHELDDARLKASEAESVVGRIVDLTKELVISTKEGSLYTTSDFEKFPSQFLGKPAEDYRSQKIQLEAELELTKENIKAKEMELLASQRKLAIKDEELEMVLERLEEAHPLT from the coding sequence ATGTTCAACAATCTTCTGGAAGTGAAGGAAAAAGAATTGGTAGAGGCTAAACTAGAAATTCAGCACTTAATATCTGAACAGAAGTCTCTCATGCTCATCCTGCAAGAGAGAGACTTGGAGCTCAATACTGCGAAGAAGAGATTGGAGGAAGTGAATGCAGAGGTAGCAGAGCTAAAATTGCTCCTGAATAGAAAGGAAGATCAGCTTATCCTGGCCACTGGCATGCTTAAAGAAAAAGACTATTTTGCGGAGGCAATGCAGCATGAGTTAGATGATGCAAGACTAAAGGCTTCTGaagctgaatctgttgttggaAGAATTGTTGATCTGACTAAGGAATTGGTAATCTCTACAAAGGAGGGAAGTCTCTACACAACAAGTGACTTTGAAAAGTTTCCTTCTCAATTCTTAGGAAAACCTGCTGAGGATTATAGGTCACAGAAAATACAGTTGGAGGCTGAACTTGAATTGACAAAAGAGAATATTAAGGCGAAGGAGATGGAACTTCTGGCTTCACAAAGGAAACTTGCAATCAAAGATGAGGAGCTGGAAATGGTACTTGAAAGATTAGAAGAAGCGCATCCTTTAACCTag